A genomic segment from Yimella sp. cx-51 encodes:
- a CDS encoding class I SAM-dependent RNA methyltransferase, with product MNNRSRRDVRRPRSRSNQGRALIGQEYEVQVGPVAHGGHCVARHEGRVLFVRHALPGEIVIARVTDGGEKSRFLRADAVRVVEASAERVDDGCRFAGPNRCGGCDWQHTSAAYQRELKTSVVREQLQRLAGIDWHGEVQPVPGDDDGAGWRTRVEFTISGSGRLGLRGHRSHDVVKVDDCRIAHPLIGQVGLYTERFKPELSGLDVAVTSESEVVAVELPLDRDDEIPAVAEFVEAGGREHEFEVSARGFWQVHPGAARTFVEHLLARLQPSSGEKVLDLYCGVGLFSAFLADVVGAENVIGIEGVEEAVEQAQQNVPGATFIAGDVLEQLQHLESKTDLVVLDPPRSGAGREVIEAIAERAPRAIAYVACDPAALARDLAYAAQVGYEPVSIEAFDAFPMTHHVECIAMLTPTA from the coding sequence ATGAACAACCGCTCGCGTCGGGATGTGCGCCGACCACGGTCGCGCTCCAACCAGGGACGCGCGCTGATCGGCCAGGAGTACGAGGTGCAGGTCGGGCCCGTGGCGCACGGTGGACATTGCGTCGCTCGCCACGAGGGACGCGTCCTCTTCGTACGGCACGCACTGCCTGGCGAGATCGTGATCGCCCGGGTGACCGACGGCGGCGAGAAGTCGCGCTTCCTGCGGGCGGACGCGGTGCGTGTGGTGGAGGCCAGCGCAGAGCGAGTGGACGACGGGTGCCGTTTCGCGGGCCCGAACCGCTGCGGTGGCTGCGACTGGCAGCACACCAGCGCCGCCTACCAGCGTGAGTTGAAGACATCGGTGGTACGCGAGCAGCTCCAGCGGCTGGCCGGCATCGACTGGCACGGCGAGGTGCAGCCCGTGCCCGGCGACGACGACGGCGCCGGATGGCGCACCCGGGTGGAGTTCACGATCAGCGGATCGGGCCGCCTTGGTCTGCGCGGGCATCGCTCCCACGACGTGGTGAAGGTCGACGACTGCCGCATTGCGCATCCGCTCATCGGTCAGGTCGGGCTCTACACCGAGCGCTTCAAGCCGGAACTCTCCGGCCTCGATGTCGCCGTCACCTCCGAGAGCGAAGTGGTGGCGGTCGAACTCCCGCTCGATCGCGACGACGAGATCCCTGCGGTCGCCGAGTTCGTCGAGGCGGGTGGCCGCGAGCACGAGTTCGAGGTGAGCGCCCGTGGCTTCTGGCAGGTTCACCCTGGCGCGGCCCGTACGTTCGTCGAACACCTCCTTGCGCGGCTGCAACCGAGCTCGGGGGAGAAGGTGCTCGACCTCTATTGCGGTGTCGGACTCTTCTCGGCCTTCCTCGCCGATGTCGTCGGCGCCGAGAACGTCATCGGCATCGAGGGAGTGGAAGAAGCAGTCGAGCAGGCGCAACAGAACGTGCCTGGGGCGACCTTCATCGCCGGCGACGTGCTGGAGCAGTTGCAGCACCTGGAGTCCAAGACCGACCTCGTCGTGCTCGACCCGCCGCGCAGCGGTGCCGGTCGCGAGGTGATCGAAGCCATCGCCGAGCGCGCGCCGCGGGCGATCGCTTACGTCGCCTGCGACCCGGCGGCCCTTGCTCGCGACCTGGCGTATGCGGCGCAGGTGGGCTACGAGCCGGTCTCGATCGAGGCGTTCGACGCCTTCCCGATGACCCATCACGTCGAGTGCATCGCGATGCTGACACCGACCGCCTGA
- a CDS encoding TrkA family potassium uptake protein — translation MHYVIMGCGRVGSTLALALQNRDHSVAVIDRDSSAFRRLGPSFEGRRVTGIGFDRGTLREAGIENAYAFAAVSSGDNSNILAARVARETFDVEHVVARIYDPGRAEIYQRLGIPTVATVKWTADQVMRRLIPAGAVSMHTDASGAITLAEVPFDASWIGTPLTKLESVTSARVAYLTRLGEGMLPIKNTVLQDGDLLQVLVRPAELPAVEHLLSQPRPSNI, via the coding sequence GTGCATTACGTGATCATGGGTTGCGGACGAGTGGGCTCGACGCTGGCGCTGGCCCTGCAGAATCGGGATCATTCCGTCGCCGTCATCGACCGCGACAGTTCGGCCTTCCGCCGCCTCGGTCCGAGTTTCGAGGGACGACGGGTCACCGGCATCGGTTTCGACCGCGGGACGCTGCGCGAGGCCGGTATCGAGAACGCCTACGCCTTCGCCGCCGTCAGCAGCGGCGACAACTCCAACATTCTTGCCGCTCGCGTGGCCCGGGAGACCTTCGACGTCGAGCATGTGGTGGCTCGTATCTACGACCCGGGCAGAGCCGAGATCTACCAGCGTCTCGGTATCCCCACCGTTGCGACGGTGAAGTGGACCGCTGACCAGGTGATGCGACGACTCATCCCGGCCGGAGCGGTCTCCATGCACACTGACGCCAGTGGCGCGATCACCTTGGCCGAGGTGCCCTTCGACGCCAGCTGGATCGGCACGCCGCTGACCAAACTCGAATCGGTGACCTCGGCCCGCGTGGCCTATCTGACCCGGCTCGGCGAAGGAATGCTGCCGATCAAGAACACCGTCCTGCAGGACGGCGACCTGCTGCAGGTGCTGGTGCGTCCCGCCGAACTCCCCGCGGTCGAGCACCTCCTGTCGCAGCCCCGCCCGAGCAACATCTGA
- a CDS encoding TrkA family potassium uptake protein: protein MRVVIVGAGSVGRSIGRELLISGHQVLFIDKYADESKSHLVPEATWLLADACETTTLHEAGLQDCDVVVCATGDDKVNLVVSLLAKTEFGVGRTVARISNPKNEWMFDEGWGVDVAVSTPRLMTALVEEAVSVGDLVRLFQFQQGRASMVEITVPADGPVVGLRVDELRLPEGTVLVGIIRDEVPIAPTPNDEIEGFDELLFLTTPESEPKLGSVLTGREASAIRTVTSELN, encoded by the coding sequence ATGCGTGTCGTCATAGTCGGGGCGGGCTCGGTGGGCCGGTCGATCGGCCGCGAACTGTTGATCAGCGGCCACCAAGTGCTCTTCATCGACAAGTACGCCGACGAGTCCAAGAGTCATCTTGTGCCCGAGGCCACCTGGCTGCTCGCCGACGCCTGCGAGACGACCACCCTGCACGAAGCAGGGCTGCAGGACTGCGATGTCGTGGTGTGCGCCACCGGTGACGACAAGGTCAACCTGGTCGTCTCGCTGCTGGCCAAGACCGAGTTCGGCGTCGGCCGCACCGTCGCGCGCATCAGCAATCCGAAGAACGAGTGGATGTTCGACGAAGGATGGGGCGTCGACGTCGCCGTCTCGACACCACGCCTGATGACGGCTCTGGTCGAGGAAGCCGTCAGCGTCGGCGACCTGGTGCGCCTCTTTCAGTTCCAGCAGGGACGGGCGTCCATGGTTGAGATCACCGTGCCCGCAGACGGCCCGGTGGTGGGGCTGCGGGTGGACGAACTCCGCCTGCCCGAGGGCACAGTGCTCGTGGGCATCATCCGTGACGAGGTGCCGATCGCGCCGACACCGAATGACGAGATCGAGGGGTTCGACGAACTGCTCTTTCTCACCACGCCCGAATCGGAGCCCAAGCTCGGCTCGGTGCTGACCGGACGCGAGGCGTCCGCCATCCGCACTGTCACCAGCGAACTGAACTGA
- a CDS encoding OB-fold nucleic acid binding domain-containing protein: MADSMMRRLARRLSGADVTGAPETAPREGGAAASRIAELADREMAHCVGTVTSVGVRERAGGTYALVVDLDDGSRVLSLVWLGRKQIGGIEPGARLGVDGRVSYRRGTPIMFNPRYELLPVGKR; encoded by the coding sequence ATGGCCGATTCGATGATGCGACGCCTCGCGCGTCGCTTGTCGGGCGCCGACGTCACCGGCGCTCCCGAAACAGCCCCCCGCGAGGGCGGTGCTGCAGCGAGCAGGATCGCCGAACTCGCCGATCGCGAGATGGCGCACTGCGTCGGCACGGTCACGTCCGTAGGGGTGCGCGAACGAGCGGGCGGCACGTATGCGCTCGTGGTCGATCTGGACGATGGCAGCCGCGTGCTGTCGCTGGTCTGGTTGGGCCGCAAGCAGATCGGCGGAATCGAGCCCGGCGCTCGCCTCGGCGTCGACGGCCGGGTGTCCTACCGCCGAGGGACGCCGATCATGTTCAACCCGCGGTACGAATTGCTGCCGGTCGGCAAGCGCTGA
- a CDS encoding DUF3710 domain-containing protein, which yields MGIFRRKDKTEVEPSKNVTPEAEEAVADDQDVVVSDEVEANDADADVADEAEVTVDDEQPEDAPKARINSRDVDRSSGPYDRTEVDDLDGRLDFGSVAITPIADMELRVDIDEASQQFTGLTAIVGESACQLQVFAAPKSTGVWDDIRGEIYDNLLGSGGEAQEKTGDLGVELHVRMPAQGADGRTTYSPATFVGVDGPRWFLRAVFSGKAAMDEGAHGEMLEFVKGCVVTRGGEPRAPRELLPLTLPEATETEADLAVEDAGDNQVPNPFERGPEITEVR from the coding sequence GTGGGCATTTTCCGTCGCAAGGACAAGACCGAGGTCGAGCCGTCGAAGAACGTCACGCCGGAGGCCGAGGAGGCGGTGGCGGACGACCAGGACGTCGTCGTCTCCGACGAGGTTGAAGCCAACGATGCCGATGCCGACGTGGCCGATGAAGCCGAGGTCACGGTCGACGACGAGCAGCCGGAGGACGCACCGAAGGCCAGGATCAACTCCCGTGATGTCGACCGCAGCAGCGGGCCCTACGACCGCACCGAGGTCGACGACCTCGACGGACGCCTCGACTTCGGGTCGGTCGCGATCACCCCGATCGCCGACATGGAACTTCGCGTCGACATCGATGAGGCCAGCCAGCAGTTCACCGGCTTGACCGCGATCGTCGGCGAATCCGCTTGTCAGCTGCAGGTTTTCGCAGCTCCCAAGTCGACCGGTGTCTGGGACGACATCCGCGGCGAGATCTACGACAACCTGCTCGGCTCCGGTGGCGAGGCGCAGGAGAAGACCGGCGACCTCGGGGTCGAACTCCACGTCCGCATGCCCGCCCAGGGCGCGGATGGCCGCACCACGTATTCGCCGGCGACCTTTGTCGGCGTCGATGGTCCGCGGTGGTTCCTGCGTGCGGTGTTCTCCGGCAAGGCCGCGATGGACGAAGGTGCCCACGGCGAGATGTTGGAGTTCGTCAAGGGCTGTGTCGTCACCCGTGGCGGTGAACCGCGAGCGCCGCGGGAGCTGCTGCCACTCACGCTGCCCGAAGCCACTGAGACCGAGGCCGACCTCGCGGTGGAGGACGCCGGCGACAACCAGGTGCCCAACCCCTTCGAGCGTGGCCCGGAGATCACCGAAGTCCGGTGA
- the dut gene encoding dUTP diphosphatase has product MQIRIKQLDPELPLPAYARPGDAGMDLLAARPVTLQPGQRQLVPTGIAVAVPEGHVALVHPRSGLAHKHGISIVNAPGTIDSGYRGEILVNLINLDPQQEFRIERGDRIAQLIVQEFRAIEWDRVDELPDSVRGATGHGASGGFGATLTDDTSKNED; this is encoded by the coding sequence GTGCAGATCCGCATCAAGCAGCTCGACCCCGAGTTGCCGCTGCCCGCGTACGCCCGACCGGGCGACGCGGGCATGGATCTGTTGGCGGCCCGGCCGGTGACGCTCCAACCAGGGCAGCGCCAGTTGGTGCCGACCGGAATCGCGGTGGCCGTCCCTGAAGGGCATGTTGCGCTGGTGCATCCAAGGTCGGGTCTGGCGCACAAGCACGGCATCTCGATCGTGAATGCGCCCGGGACGATCGATTCCGGCTACCGCGGCGAGATCCTGGTCAATCTCATCAACCTCGACCCGCAGCAGGAGTTCCGGATCGAGCGTGGTGATCGGATCGCGCAATTGATCGTCCAGGAGTTCCGCGCGATCGAGTGGGATCGGGTGGACGAACTTCCCGATAGCGTGAGAGGCGCCACCGGCCACGGAGCAAGTGGTGGTTTCGGTGCCACCCTCACCGACGACACGAGCAAGAACGAGGACTGA
- a CDS encoding DUF4193 domain-containing protein, which produces MATDYDAPRKTDDELSEDSIEELKSRRVDTSGNVDVDETEQAEGFELPGADLSDEEMEIRVIPRQADEFTCSRCFLVNHRSQLAGERGGLPICKDCA; this is translated from the coding sequence ATGGCAACTGATTACGACGCCCCACGCAAGACCGACGACGAGCTCTCCGAGGACAGCATCGAGGAGCTGAAGTCGCGCCGCGTCGACACCAGCGGCAATGTCGACGTCGACGAGACCGAGCAGGCCGAAGGCTTCGAACTGCCCGGTGCCGACCTGTCCGACGAAGAGATGGAGATCCGGGTCATCCCGCGTCAGGCTGACGAGTTCACCTGCTCGCGCTGCTTCCTGGTCAACCACCGCAGCCAGCTGGCCGGCGAGCGCGGCGGCCTGCCGATCTGCAAGGACTGCGCCTGA
- a CDS encoding inositol monophosphatase family protein: protein MADDLTDFATLETIARDLALAAGRLIVDERPVGLGVAATKSSATDVVTEMDRRSEQLLQDELTRRRPDDGLLGEEGASTVGTSGITWVVDPIDGTVNYLYQLPAYAVSVAACTGDPSQPELLEPVAGAVYNPITGELFHGHRGGGAHLSIREVTQSLRASQEGDLSLALLGTGFGYEAQIRRRQGALLAELIGDVRDVRRGGSAALDLCSVAAGRLDVYYESGLNPWDRAAGQLLVQEAGGVVRIEDEQPGRLMVIAGSPALVDELAPRVTTR from the coding sequence ATGGCCGACGACCTCACCGACTTCGCGACCCTCGAGACGATTGCGCGAGATCTGGCGCTGGCCGCGGGTCGACTCATCGTCGACGAGCGGCCCGTCGGTCTCGGCGTCGCCGCCACGAAGTCGAGTGCGACCGATGTCGTCACCGAGATGGATCGACGCAGCGAACAACTGCTGCAGGACGAGCTGACCCGGCGCCGCCCGGACGACGGCTTGCTCGGCGAGGAAGGCGCGAGCACCGTCGGCACATCGGGAATCACCTGGGTGGTCGACCCGATCGACGGCACGGTCAACTACCTCTACCAGTTGCCCGCGTACGCGGTGTCGGTCGCGGCCTGCACGGGCGACCCCTCGCAGCCGGAGCTGCTGGAGCCGGTCGCCGGGGCGGTCTACAACCCGATCACCGGTGAGCTGTTCCACGGGCATCGCGGCGGCGGGGCACACCTGAGCATCCGAGAAGTCACGCAGTCGCTGCGCGCCAGCCAGGAGGGCGATCTGTCGCTCGCGCTGCTGGGCACCGGCTTCGGCTACGAGGCGCAGATCCGCCGCAGGCAGGGTGCGCTGCTGGCCGAACTCATCGGTGACGTGCGAGATGTGCGCCGGGGCGGCAGTGCCGCGCTCGATCTGTGCTCGGTAGCTGCGGGCAGGCTGGACGTCTACTACGAGTCGGGGCTCAACCCCTGGGACCGCGCCGCTGGACAGCTGCTGGTGCAGGAGGCCGGAGGCGTCGTGCGCATCGAGGACGAGCAGCCCGGTCGCTTGATGGTGATCGCCGGATCACCCGCTCTGGTCGACGAATTGGCGCCCCGTGTGACGACCAGGTAG
- a CDS encoding ferrochelatase, whose product MSSPTADPRDPMDARPGEQPQTPVDATDVTESTVQPEPSAQGEDTTLPPYDAVVLLSFGGPEAPEEVMPFLRRVTAGRGIPDERLEDVAHHYQLFGGKSPINDQCRALQAALHDELRRRGISTPVLWGNRNSEPFLTDTLRDAYDQGMRRVLVLTTSAYSSYSSCRQYRENIAASLAELAEEGKELMVDKVRQFATHPSFARTNIRLITDAVRNADQPDDSLLRIVFVTHSIPTAMDDTSGPGDGEGNLYDHQHDELAHVALDEINATLDRDLDGALVYCSRSGPPSQPWLEPDINDHLRSLAADGVTDVVVAPIGFISDHMEVVFDLDTEAAETAQELGMRMTRVPTVGVDVEFVSGLVDLLEERAAQARGEQVQMPAWPGEAMPPVCRPGCCPNLRTALPAACGSD is encoded by the coding sequence ATGAGTTCCCCGACCGCCGATCCGCGTGACCCCATGGATGCCCGCCCGGGCGAGCAGCCCCAGACCCCCGTCGATGCGACCGATGTGACCGAGTCGACCGTGCAGCCCGAGCCGAGTGCCCAGGGTGAAGACACCACACTGCCGCCCTACGACGCCGTCGTGCTGCTGTCCTTCGGCGGCCCCGAGGCTCCCGAGGAGGTGATGCCCTTCCTGCGGCGGGTGACGGCAGGGCGTGGCATCCCCGACGAGCGGCTCGAGGACGTCGCCCACCACTACCAGCTCTTCGGTGGCAAGAGCCCGATCAACGACCAGTGCCGGGCGCTGCAGGCTGCGCTGCACGACGAGTTGCGCCGGCGTGGCATCAGCACGCCGGTGTTGTGGGGCAACCGCAACAGCGAGCCCTTCCTCACCGACACCTTGCGCGACGCCTACGACCAGGGCATGCGCCGCGTCCTGGTGCTCACGACCAGCGCCTACTCCTCCTACAGTTCGTGCCGCCAGTACCGCGAGAACATCGCAGCCTCGTTGGCCGAACTCGCCGAAGAGGGCAAGGAACTGATGGTCGACAAGGTGCGCCAGTTCGCCACCCACCCCAGCTTCGCGCGCACCAACATCCGGTTGATCACCGACGCCGTGCGCAACGCCGACCAGCCGGACGACAGCCTGCTGCGCATCGTCTTCGTCACCCACTCCATCCCGACCGCGATGGACGACACCTCGGGCCCCGGCGACGGCGAGGGCAACCTCTACGACCACCAGCACGACGAACTCGCACACGTCGCGCTCGATGAGATCAACGCCACGCTCGACCGCGATCTGGACGGCGCCCTGGTCTACTGCTCGCGCTCCGGCCCGCCGAGCCAGCCGTGGCTGGAGCCCGACATCAACGACCACCTGCGTTCGCTCGCGGCCGACGGTGTCACCGATGTCGTCGTCGCCCCCATCGGCTTCATCTCCGACCACATGGAGGTCGTCTTCGACCTCGACACCGAGGCGGCCGAGACCGCGCAGGAGCTCGGCATGCGCATGACCCGTGTGCCCACCGTCGGGGTCGACGTCGAGTTCGTGAGTGGCCTGGTTGATCTGCTCGAGGAGCGCGCGGCCCAGGCGCGGGGCGAGCAGGTGCAGATGCCCGCATGGCCCGGCGAAGCGATGCCGCCGGTGTGCCGCCCCGGGTGTTGCCCGAACCTGCGCACCGCCCTGCCGGCCGCCTGCGGAAGCGATTGA
- the sepH gene encoding septation protein SepH, protein MRDLRFTGVDDDGTHLLLVDEDDQQHRVEINDALRTAVRSVRAVSGGQVDPNVRPRDVQSLLRSGLTIDEVAERTGWSSTKVALFEPPIRAERDHVAITAQRLQLHSRVAGRDHTTTVGERVGERLDHRGVAASDLEWDAWRGDRGWTIVCRFPAGGRARVATWRYDAATQSLHPTDDEARWLSEDDQVAATSPFGKPGGTTAVYDVVAEGGLDHSAPTKRKPRASAPKIPHATVEPGEESATDSPADGSETAAPDTADKPVDLVSVMRERSKNRRRPRRKSEDETAAAVPAENDQDEPATVEELGHDPVTGTADLFGLKEVGALPTAPEPSGDTDETDDADDSEDVVDDDTGAPDEHPDIEPGLSDEQDQLPERPSQARKGRPSVPSWDDIMFGKRGPQA, encoded by the coding sequence ATGCGGGACCTCCGGTTCACCGGCGTCGACGACGACGGCACCCATCTGCTGCTGGTCGACGAGGACGATCAGCAGCATCGCGTCGAGATCAACGACGCCCTGCGCACTGCCGTGCGATCGGTGCGGGCTGTCTCCGGCGGCCAGGTCGACCCGAATGTGCGCCCACGCGATGTGCAGTCGCTGCTGCGCTCCGGGCTGACGATCGACGAAGTGGCTGAACGCACCGGATGGTCCAGCACCAAGGTTGCGCTGTTCGAGCCACCGATCCGTGCCGAGCGTGACCACGTCGCCATCACCGCCCAGCGCCTGCAACTCCACTCCCGCGTCGCCGGGCGTGACCACACGACCACCGTCGGCGAGCGTGTCGGCGAGCGGCTCGACCACCGCGGCGTGGCGGCGTCCGACCTGGAATGGGACGCATGGCGCGGCGACCGCGGCTGGACCATCGTGTGCCGTTTCCCTGCCGGCGGACGTGCGCGAGTGGCCACCTGGCGCTACGACGCCGCCACCCAGAGCCTCCACCCGACCGACGACGAGGCGCGGTGGTTGAGCGAGGACGACCAAGTGGCTGCGACCAGCCCGTTCGGCAAGCCGGGCGGCACGACCGCCGTCTACGACGTGGTGGCCGAGGGCGGACTCGACCACTCGGCTCCCACCAAGCGCAAGCCCCGTGCCAGTGCACCGAAGATCCCGCACGCCACCGTCGAACCCGGCGAGGAGAGCGCGACTGACTCCCCCGCCGACGGCTCCGAGACTGCCGCGCCGGACACGGCTGACAAGCCGGTCGACCTGGTGTCGGTGATGCGCGAACGCTCCAAGAACCGACGTCGCCCCCGCCGCAAGAGCGAGGACGAAACCGCTGCTGCGGTGCCCGCCGAGAACGACCAGGACGAACCTGCGACCGTCGAGGAACTGGGCCATGACCCTGTCACCGGTACGGCCGACCTCTTCGGTCTGAAGGAGGTCGGTGCCCTGCCGACGGCGCCGGAGCCATCGGGTGACACTGACGAAACCGACGACGCCGACGACTCCGAGGACGTTGTCGACGACGACACTGGAGCGCCGGACGAGCACCCCGACATCGAGCCCGGGCTGAGCGACGAGCAGGACCAGTTGCCTGAGCGCCCGAGCCAGGCTCGCAAGGGCCGTCCCTCGGTGCCGAGCTGGGACGACATCATGTTCGGCAAGCGCGGCCCACAAGCCTGA
- a CDS encoding MFS transporter, protein MNERDDHRPTAPLPRPRTTQMPAGGRPDRQVPRSLRPSEPGSRARTAGRGVAKTAGAMARMTAGFSRTTVKAARRASSSGGAGESGLGRLTEVHAFSSAGDAAVTIGLAGTVFFAAPGDQARSQTLLFLVLTMLPFAIVAPLVGPLLDRMRHGRRWAIGGTLAIRAFLCWVLAGAIASNSTWLFPLAMCVLVASKAYLVSRSAATPRLLPDGMTLVKANSRLSLAGVVGATVAGALAGGAAKFGGSEWALRVAFVLFTIGTVLAILLPPRVDSSVGEKPAPMFRKTKFPISGDVISALRANAGLRWLSGFLTLFMAFLMRAEPFPGWENKQTMLLALVLGAAGLGNALGTVMGNLMKVASPRVIVLVTLIVDAAMVVFAALNFKLWTAVLVALVAGVGQQLGKLALDSLIQDRVPEHMRTSVFGRSETLLQLSWVIGGIVAVVIPTTAHLGMYLSAAVLVTWAGLVLWWHTGRSVRSKPNGPYDRVHDSPTVGISRQQAMKPPPDGWR, encoded by the coding sequence ATGAACGAGCGGGACGATCACCGTCCGACGGCTCCCTTGCCGCGTCCGCGCACCACCCAGATGCCTGCCGGTGGTCGTCCGGATCGTCAGGTCCCACGTTCATTGCGACCCTCTGAGCCTGGTTCGCGGGCCCGTACGGCCGGTCGCGGGGTGGCCAAGACCGCCGGCGCGATGGCACGCATGACCGCAGGCTTCAGCCGCACCACCGTCAAAGCCGCCCGCCGCGCGAGCTCCTCCGGGGGAGCAGGAGAGTCGGGCCTCGGACGCCTCACCGAGGTGCACGCCTTCAGCTCAGCCGGTGACGCAGCCGTGACGATCGGTCTGGCCGGCACCGTCTTCTTCGCCGCGCCGGGCGACCAGGCCAGATCGCAGACGTTGCTCTTCCTGGTGTTGACGATGCTCCCGTTCGCGATCGTCGCCCCGCTGGTGGGGCCGCTGCTCGACCGCATGCGCCACGGACGCCGCTGGGCCATCGGCGGCACCCTCGCGATCCGCGCCTTCCTGTGCTGGGTGCTCGCCGGTGCCATCGCGTCCAATTCCACCTGGTTGTTCCCGCTCGCGATGTGCGTGTTGGTCGCGTCGAAGGCCTATCTGGTCAGCCGATCCGCCGCCACACCGCGCCTGCTGCCCGACGGCATGACCCTGGTGAAGGCCAACAGCCGGTTGTCGCTGGCCGGAGTCGTCGGCGCCACCGTCGCCGGTGCGCTCGCGGGCGGCGCCGCGAAGTTCGGCGGCTCCGAATGGGCGCTGCGCGTGGCCTTCGTGCTGTTCACCATCGGCACCGTGCTGGCGATCCTGCTCCCGCCGCGGGTCGATTCATCGGTCGGTGAGAAACCTGCGCCGATGTTCCGCAAGACGAAGTTCCCCATCTCCGGCGACGTGATCTCCGCGCTCCGCGCGAATGCTGGCCTGCGCTGGCTGTCGGGATTCCTCACCCTCTTCATGGCCTTCCTGATGCGCGCCGAACCCTTCCCGGGTTGGGAGAACAAGCAGACGATGCTGCTCGCCCTCGTGCTCGGTGCGGCCGGCCTCGGTAACGCCCTGGGCACCGTCATGGGCAACCTGATGAAGGTCGCCTCACCCCGGGTGATCGTGCTCGTCACGCTGATCGTCGACGCGGCCATGGTGGTCTTCGCCGCGCTCAACTTCAAGTTGTGGACCGCCGTCCTGGTGGCCCTGGTGGCCGGCGTCGGTCAACAGTTGGGCAAGCTGGCGCTCGATTCACTGATCCAGGACCGCGTGCCCGAGCACATGCGCACCAGCGTCTTCGGACGATCCGAGACCTTGCTGCAGCTGTCGTGGGTGATCGGTGGCATCGTCGCCGTCGTCATCCCGACCACCGCGCACCTGGGTATGTACCTCTCGGCGGCCGTACTCGTCACCTGGGCTGGGCTGGTGCTCTGGTGGCACACCGGACGCTCGGTGCGTTCCAAGCCCAATGGTCCCTACGACCGGGTGCACGACAGCCCGACCGTCGGCATCAGCCGCCAACAGGCGATGAAACCGCCGCCGGACGGCTGGCGCTGA
- a CDS encoding thymidine kinase encodes MAELVFFSGTMDCGKSTLALQMEHNHRARGRHGLIFTKNDRSGVAVITSRLGLEREAIEVTDHLDFWELVIEQTAHGREIHYLICDEAQFYSPEQIEQLARVVDECDIDVYAFGIMADFRTELFPGSRRLIELADRLQVPQVAALCWCGRRATHNARVVEGHMVIEGEQVVVGDVGGGQAQSVEYEVLCRRHYMRRMTSAAARRQTGSADILPFDLGLCPLPSNAVDDTSNT; translated from the coding sequence GTGGCTGAACTCGTCTTCTTCTCCGGCACGATGGATTGCGGCAAATCCACGCTCGCGTTGCAGATGGAACACAACCACCGCGCGCGAGGTCGGCACGGCCTGATCTTCACCAAGAACGACCGGTCGGGAGTGGCCGTCATCACCTCGCGCCTGGGCCTTGAGCGCGAAGCGATCGAGGTGACCGATCACCTCGACTTCTGGGAGTTGGTGATCGAACAGACCGCCCACGGCCGGGAGATCCACTACCTCATCTGCGACGAAGCGCAGTTCTACTCCCCGGAGCAGATCGAGCAGCTCGCGCGGGTGGTGGACGAGTGCGACATCGACGTCTACGCGTTCGGGATCATGGCCGATTTCCGCACCGAGTTGTTTCCCGGATCGCGCCGTCTCATCGAATTGGCCGACCGGCTGCAGGTGCCCCAAGTTGCCGCCCTGTGCTGGTGCGGCCGCCGTGCCACGCACAACGCGCGGGTGGTCGAGGGCCACATGGTCATCGAGGGGGAGCAGGTGGTGGTCGGCGACGTCGGCGGCGGACAAGCCCAGAGCGTGGAGTACGAGGTGCTGTGCCGACGTCACTACATGCGGCGGATGACCTCAGCAGCAGCCCGCCGCCAGACCGGATCGGCCGACATCCTGCCCTTCGATCTCGGGCTCTGCCCACTACCGTCCAACGCGGTGGACGATACTTCGAACACGTAG